A window of Trichoderma atroviride chromosome 3, complete sequence contains these coding sequences:
- a CDS encoding uncharacterized protein (EggNog:ENOG41~CAZy:GT32), with protein sequence MNSPLGSPRLMSSASPFRNKVPTQMRRCLPLYLAIVGVFLLIVNFDWVLAIPSPTAVLRRQPKAPAVPGSTFPQKIWQTWKVDPLNFEERDLLTAQTWTQKNPSMRYEVITDANEMAYIEDRYGPHGYNRPDIVKFYKSINLPIIKADLLRYMVMYAEGGIYADIDVETMKPFHRFIPDRYDEKDIDLIIGIEIDQPEFKDHPILGKKSMSFCQWTFIARPEQPVMMRLIENIMKWFKAVAREQGVALGEVQLDFDQVISGTGPSAFTAAMLEEMNHKTKGPKVTWDQFHNMDESKLVGGILVLTVEAFCAGQGHSDSGNHNARNALVKHHFHASNWPSRHPRFKHPAYGQVEDCNWDSECIRKWDENIASWDHYSENEQSQIIQDVENKRIAAENARLEQERQLQLLAQLP encoded by the coding sequence ATGAACTCTCCCCTAGGATCACCGAGGCTCATGTCCTCAGCCAGCCCCTTCCGCAACAAGGTGCCCACACAGATGAGGCGGTGTCTGCCTCTCTACCTCGCCATCGTTGGCGTCTTCCTCCTCATTGTCAACTTCGATTGGGTCTTGGCCATACCCAGTCCCACCGCCGTCCTTCGCCGCCAACCAAAAGCCCCTGCTGTGCCCGGCAGCACATTTCCGCAAAAGATTTGGCAGACGTGGAAAGTTGATCCTCTCAACTTCGAAGAGCGCGATCTCTTGACGGCGCAGACATGGACTCAGAAGAACCCCAGCATGAGATACGAAGTCATCACCGATGCCAACGAGATGGCGTACATTGAGGATCGGTATGGCCCTCATGGCTACAACCGCCCAGACATTGTCAAGTTCTACAAGAGCATCAATCTCCCCATTATCAAGGCCGATCTTCTGCGATACATGGTCATGTATGCCGAAGGCGGCATTTACGCCGACATTGACGTCGAAACCATGAAGCCTTTTCACCGCTTCATCCCAGATCGCTACGACGAAAAGGACATTGATCTGATTATCGGCATTGAAATTGATCAGCCCGAATTCAAAGACCACCCCATCTTGGGGAAGAAGTCCATGTCTTTCTGCCAATGGACATTTATTGCACGCCCCGAGCAGCCCGTCATGATGCGATTAATTGAAAACATCATGAAGTGGTTCAAGGCCGTCGCCAGAGAGCAGGGCGTGGCCTTGGGCGAAGTGCAGCTCGACTTTGACCAAGTCATTAGCGGCACCGGCCCTTCTGCATTCACCGCCGCCATGCTCGAGGAGATGAACCACAAGACAAAGGGACCCAAAGTCACCTGGGACCAGTTCCATAACATGGACGAGTCCAAGCTCGTGGGCggcatcctcgtcctcaccGTCGAGGCCTTTTGCGCCGGACAGGGCCACTCTGACTCTGGCAACCACAATGCTCGCAACGCCCTCGTCAAGCACCACTTCCACGCGTCCAACTGGCCCAGCCGCCACCCCCGATTCAAGCACCCTGCCTACGGCCAGGTCGAAGACTGCAACTGGGATTCCGAGTGCATTCGCAAGTGGGACGAGAACATTGCCAGCTGGGACCACTACTCGGAGAATGAGCAGAGCCAAATCATCCAGGACGTGGAGAACAAGCGGATAGCAGCAGAGAATGCACGACTGGAGCAAGAGCGGCAGCTACAGCTATTAGCACAGCTACCATGA